One part of the Lotus japonicus ecotype B-129 chromosome 2, LjGifu_v1.2 genome encodes these proteins:
- the LOC130738881 gene encoding serine/threonine-protein kinase/endoribonuclease IRE1-like, protein MDMDMEMDNNPTRGPLIASHQVNIYNGNWKGREVAIKCPQDKRKAIEEINCYKANDHCQTIVRLHDYVENDGKLELILEKSTCSLMELFSFDTPLRPDHLENVHFERKLEFIKDFQKHDVWEDTWHVVGEKKYYGYPTPKLLNIIRDIVDAVVYLQKSEFRPNLDPNHILIFHDLRAKLLMSQSDAKGWKGPEIQRQQGKTTKHDMFGLGLLIYFCASKKGYHPFGEIESPDKCQRIINQMTRQTYNQMTRQTVLSNKAKIRISHSSEAQHLVNKLLQCDPEERPDVRHENKLLHTSFKKTELN, encoded by the exons ATGGACATGGACATGGAAATGGACAACAACCCTACTAGAGGTCCCTTGATTGCCTCTCATCAAGTCAACATTTACAATGGAAATTGGAAAGGCAGAGAAGTGGCAATTAAGTGCCCACAAGATAAGCGCAAAGCTATTGAAGAGATAAATTGTTACAAAGCCAACGATCATTGTCAGACTATAGTGCGTCTACATGATTATGTAGAAAATGATGGGAAATTGGAGCTTATCTTAGAAAAGTCGACTTGTAGTCTTATGGAACTATTTTCCTTTGATACCCCGCTACGACCGGATCATCTAGAAAATGTACATTTTGAGAGGAAACTAGAGTTCATTAAAGACTTCCAAAAACATGATGTGTGGGAAGACACTTGGCATGTAGTAGGGGAGAAAAAATATTATGGTTACCCCACTCCCAAATTACTCAATATAATAag GGATATAGTTGATGCGGTGGTTTACTTGCAGAAATCAGAGTTTCGTCCAAATTTGGATCCAaatcatattttaatttttcatgatCTGCGAGCCAAACTTTTAATGA GTCAGAGTGACGCTAAAGGATGGAAAGGGCCCGAAATCCAAAGGCAACAAGGAAAAACTACCAAACATGATATGTTTGGGTTAGGGCTTCTCATCTATTTTTGTGCATCAAAAAAAGGATATCATCCCTTCGGGGAGATCGAGTCACCTGACAAATGTCAAAGGATAATTAACCAAATGACAAGGCAGACGTATAACCAAATGACAAGGCAGACGGTTCTTAGTAACAAAGCTAAAATAAGAATCTCCCACTCCAGTGAAGCTCAACACTTAGTCAATAAACTATTACAGTGTGATCCGGAAGAAAG GCCGGATGTAAGACATGAGAATAAACTTTTACACACTAGTTTCAAAAAAACTGAGCTCAACTGA